The following proteins come from a genomic window of Panthera leo isolate Ple1 chromosome E2, P.leo_Ple1_pat1.1, whole genome shotgun sequence:
- the IRX5 gene encoding iroquois-class homeodomain protein IRX-5, whose product MSYPQGYLYQPSASLALYSCPAYSTSVISGPRTDELGRSSSGSAFSPYAGSTAFTAPSPGYNSHLQYGADPAAAAAAAFSSYVGSPYDHTPGMAGSLGYHPYAAPLGSYPYGDPAYRKNATRDATATLKAWLNEHRKNPYPTKGEKIMLAIITKMTLTQVSTWFANARRRLKKENKMTWTPRNRSEDEEEEENIDLEKNDEDEPQKPEDKGDSEGPEAGGAEQKAASGCERLQGPPTPAGKETEGSLSDSDFKEPPSEGRLDALPGPPRAGGPSPAGPAAARLAEDPAPHYPSGAPAPGPHPAAGELPPGPGGPSVIHSPPPPPPQAVLAKPKLWSLAEIATSSDKVKDGGGGSEGSPCPPCPGPVAGQALGGSRASPAPAPSRSPSAQCPFPGGTVLSRPLYYTAPFYPGYTNYGSFGHLHGHPGPGPGPTTGPGSHFNGLNQTVLNRADALAKDPKMLRSQSQLDLCKDSPYELKKGMSDI is encoded by the exons ATGTCCTACCCGCAGGGCTACTTGTACCAGCCGTCCGCCTCGCTGGCGCTCTACTCGTGCCCGGCGTACAGCACCAGCGTCATCTCGGGGCCCCGCACGGATGAGCTCGGCCGCTCGTCGTCGGGCTCCGCGTTCTCGCCCTACGCCGGCTCCACCGCCTTCACGGCGCCCTCGCCGGGCTACAACTCGCACCTCCAGTACGGTGCCGACCCCGcggcagccgccgccgccgccttctCTTCGTACGTG GGCTCTCCCTACGATCACACACCGGGCATGGCAGGCTCCTTGGGGTACCACCCATACGCGGCGCCGCTGGGCTCGTACCCGTACGGGGACCCCGCGTACCGGAAGAACGCCACGCGAGACGCCACCGCCACGCTCAAGGCCTGGCTGAACGAGCACCGCAAGAACCCCTACCCCACCAAGGGCGAGAAGATCATGCTGGCCATCATCACCAAGATGACCCTCACCCAGGTGTCCACCTGGTTCGCCAACGCGCGCCGGCGCCTCAAGAAGGAGAACAAGATGACGTGGACGCCGCGGAACCGCagcgaggacgaggaggaggaggagaacattGATCTGGAGAAGAACGACGAGGATGAGCCCCAGAAGCCGGAGGACAAGGGAGACTCCGAGGGCCCCGAAGCAG GAGGAGCGGAGCAGAAGGCGGCTTCGGGCTGCGAGCGGCTGCAGGGGCCGCCCACCCCCGCCGGCAAGGAGACTGAGGGCAGCCTCAGCGACTCGGATTTTAAGGAGCCGCCATCCGAGGGCCGTCTCGACGCCCTGCCTGGGCCCCCCCGCGCCGGCGGGCCCTCCCCGGCCGGGCCAGCGGCAGCGCGGCTGGCGGAGGACCCGGCCCCTCACTACCCCTCGGGCGCGCCGGCTCCGGGCCCGCACCCGGCCGCGGGAGAGCTGCCCCCCGGTCCCGGCGGGCCCTCGGTCATACACTctccgccaccgccgccgccgcaggCGGTGCTCGCCAAGCCCAAACTGTGGTCTCTGGCAGAGATCGCCACATCCTCGGACAAGGTCAAGGACGGGGGCGGCGGAAGCGAAGGCTCCCCATGCCCACCGTGCCCCGGGCCGGTAGCGGGGCAAGCCTTAGGAGGCAGCCGCGCGTCGCCGGCCCCGGCGCCATCGCGCTCCCCCTCGGCGCAGTGTCCCTTTCCAGGCGGGACGGTGCTGTCCCGGCCTCTCTACTACACGGCGCCCTTCTATCCCGGCTACACGAACTATGGCTCCTTCGGACACCTTCACGGCCACCCAGGGCCAGGGCCGGGCCCCACAACCGGTCCGGGCTCGCATTTCAATGGATTAAACCAGACCGTGTTGAACCGAGCGGACGCTTTGGCTAAAGACCCGAAAATGTTGCGGAGCCAGTCCCAGCTAGATCTGTGCAAAGACTCTCCCTATGAATTGAAGAAAGGTATGTCCGACATTTAA